In Thermococcus profundus, the genomic stretch AGATTCGGTCATCGGGATAGCGCTCGACGGCGTTGGCTACGGAACCGATGGGAACACGTGGGGTGGCGAAGTCTTGTACTTGGGCTACGAGGACGTCGAAAGATTAGCCCACATTGATTACTATCCCCTCCCTGGAGGAGATTTGGCGAGTTACTACCCTCTGAGGGCCCTTATGGGGATACTGAGCAAAGTTTACCCGATTGACGAGCTTGAAGGGATAATAGGGCGTTGCTGTCCGAAGGCCGTCGATAGCCTCAAGTACGGAAGGGTAGAGTTCAACGTGGTTTTAAACCAGCTTGCCAAGGGGATAAACACCGCATACGCCTCGTCAACTGGAAGGGTCCTCGATGCAATAGCCGTTCTCCTCAACGTCGCATATAGGAGGCACTACGAGGGAGAGCCGGCTATGAAGCTCGAGAGCTTCGCCTTCAAGGGCAAGAACGACCTGAAGTTTGAGGTTCCAGTTGAAGGAGAGCTGATAAAGGGCGAGGAGCTGTTTGAGGAGATTCTTGAGGTGGTTGAGAGGGCCCCACCAGCGGACATAGCTTATTCCTCCCACCTCGCCCTCGCGAGGGCCTTCGCCCAAACAGCAGTGGAGAAGGCGAGGGAGTTCGGGGTGAGGAACGTGGCTTTAAGCGGTGGCGTAGCCTACAACGAGCTGATAACCAAGACAATAAGGAAGGTCGTGGAGGCGAACGGGCTTAACTTCCACGTGACAACCGAGGTTCCGAGGGGCGACAACGGGATAAACGTCGGCCAGGCCTTCCTCGGGGGTCTTTACCTAGAGGGATACCTGAAGAAGGAGGATCTGATGCTGTGAGAAAGGATATAAGCAGTGGAGACTTAGAAGTTTGGGGGAGAGCGCGAATGCCGATCCTAGAGAGGAATGAGCTCGAAGGAATACTCAGGGAGGTGAAGGCAAAGCTCCAAGAGATTCTTGGGGAAAACCTAGTTGAGGTTATCCTCTTCGGCTCCTATGCGAGGGGGGAAGCTGAAGAGTGGAGCGACGTGGATGTTCTCGTCGTTGTGAGGCAGTGGCCAACGCTTGAGGAGCTCGACAGAATGGCAGAGGCGACTAACAAATATGCCATCGAAAAAGGAGTGGTGATAGCGCTCATACCCTACGTCGAGAAATCGGAGATGAGCTCGGACCCACTAATACTTAACGTGATGAGGGAGGGCATAAGGGTATGATCAATTATCCTGCCATAATACACAAGGCCGAGGAAAGCCTGGAAGCGGCCAAGGCTCTTCTAGAAAAAGGGGCCTATGAATTCGCTGTTTCCAGGGCGTATTACACGATGTTCTACTGCGCAGAGGCCATCTTATTAACAAAAGGCATCTCGGTTTCGAAACACTCTGCCGTCATAGCACTCCTCGGGAAGGAGCTCGTGAAAACTGGGGAAATCCCATATAAGTTCTTCACCTATCTGAGGCTGGCCTTCCAACTTAGACCGGTGGCAGATTACTCCTTTGAGACCCACCTGTCGGAAAAGACGCCAGCGCCCAAATCAAAAGGGCAAAGGAGTTTTTGGACTTCACGCGCTCATACCTGAGGGAGAAAGGCCTGATAGGTGATTGAGATGGGTGAAAAAATAAAGCTCGAACACGGAGCCGGCGGAGAGATAATGGAGGAGCTTTTGAGGGACGTTATCCTCAAAACTCTGACGCTGAAGTCAGCCGGCGGAATAGGGTTGGATGCACTAGACGACGGTGCCACAATACCATTCGGGGACAAGCACATGGTATTCACCATAGACGGGCACACGGTAAGGCCCCTCTTCTTCCCCGGCGGGGACATAGGTCGCCTAGCGGTCAGCGGGACGGTGAACGATCTGGCCGTTATGGGAGCTGAGCCGATAGCTCTCGCCAACTCGATGATAATCGGCGAGGGCCTCGGCATGGAGATACTGAAGAGGGTTCTCAAGTCGATGGACGAGACGGCAAGGGAAGTCCCGGTTCCAATAGTCACGGGCGACACCAAGGTCGTTGAAGATAAGATTGAGATGTTCGTGGTAACAGCCGGAATAGGAATCGCGGAACACCCGGTGAGCGACGCCGGGGCGAAGGTCGGTGACGTTGTGTTGGTCAGCGGGACGATAGGCGACCACGGCATAGCGCTGATGAGCCACAGGGAGGGCATAGCCTTCGAGACCGAGCTGAAGAGCGACGTCGCACCGATATGGGACGTTGTTAAGGCCGTTGCCGACTCAATCGGCTGGGAGAAGGTCCACGCGATGAAGGACCCGACGAGGGCCGGTCTGAGCAATGCGCTCAACGAGATCGCCCGTAAGAGCAACGTCGGAATCCTCGTAAGGGAAGCTGACATCCCGATAAGGCCTGAGGTGAGAGCGGCGAGCGAGATGCTCGGTATAAGCCCCTACGATGTCGCCAACGAGGGCAAGGTGGTTATGGTCGTCGCGAGGGAGTACGCGGAAGAAGCTCTTGAAGCCATGAGAAAGACCGAAAAGGGCAGGAACGCGGCAATAATCGGCGAGGTGATAGACGACTACCGCGGCAAGGTTCTGCTCGAGACGGGAATAGGTGGAAAAAGGTTCATGGAACCCCCGGAGGGAGACCCCGTTCCGAGGATATGCTGATCCCTCACTTTTCTTCCCTTGAGAACAGCCTCCAGAAGGAGACCATCGAGGCGCCGTAGAGAATACCCGTTACGAGGAACGGGATCGTGAGAGAGCGGTCGAAGATTAAGCCGCCGACGTACTGGCCAATTCCAAAGGTGGCCGTCCAGGAGAGGTTTCTCAATGCTAAGGCAGTTGAGCGCTCCTCGGTGGAGAAGAAGCGCATCATGAATGCGTCCCATATTGGGTTCACTATGTTCATGAGGATCGTCCTCACGATGTAAACTAGGGCCGCCAACGGAAAGGTCGGCAGGAAGGGCATTCCTGCTATCAGGACTGTTGCGCTGCCGTTGAAGCCAACTATGGTCTTAACGCTCCCGAGCTTATCTGCTAAAGCCGGAAGGAGGAAGGTGCCGAGGCCCATTATGAACTGCTGAATCGCGAAGAGGCCGCCTATGCTCTCCAAGCTGGTGCCGAACTTCCTGTTGAACCACAGACCCATGTATGGAATCGTTACACCGGCCCCGAGGCCTATTAATGCACTGGGAAGCGAGAATTTGAGAATCTTGATCACAGTCTCGCGCTCAAATTTTATCTGCCGTCCCTTCCTGTCAAGTATCGGATGTACAAGGGAGATAACAGCCAGTTGGAGGAAGATAAAGCCTACCGATACCATCAGCGTATCCCTGTACGGGTTCTCGCCGTCCAGGACTCCTGGGAGGAAACCTCCAAGGAAGGTTCCAAAGGCGGCTCCGAAGGTTCCCATAGCTGAGTTGAGGGAAAAGAGGTAGTGTCTGTTCTCATCTCTCGCCTCCTCGCTGAGGAGGGACATTAAGGCGGGCCCCTCGAGAGCCATGCCCACGCCGAGGAGCACGGATGCAATGGCCAGGAATAGAAATTCCGGTAAGAATACCTGGATGAGTCTTCCCGAGGCGAAGAATGTAAGGGCGAGGATTATGCTCCTCTTGTAGCCGATCTTCACCGAGAGCGGGCCTGTAAAAAGAAGGAGAACCGCCTGGGCTATCGTGGAGAGTGAGAAGAGCACGCCCATGTTCGTATAATCCATACCGAGGGACTTGAAGTAGAACGGGACTATGAACCAGGCTATATTGCCCCCTAACCAGCCGAAGAAGGAGTACAAAACCACTAGATAGGCGTCGCGGCTGAACCCTGCGTATCTGCTCAGCGGCATGGGGAAAGCTCTGAACTTCCGTTTATAAATTTGTCGAAACGATGAGATACAAATAGCACCCATGAGCTATTTTTGGAATGGCTGCCAGTTGGTTTCGTAGAGTGTGTCTCTGGGCTTGAAGGCACTTTTTATAGGGGGAGCCCCAAAGTAGGGCGGTGGTATCATGGCAATCATGGGGCTGTGGCACGGCACGTACAGGGGAGAAAGGTTGCCTAAGGAGAGATGAAGGGAGCGAGACCCACTTCTTACTCGTGACGATGTGGGATTCCATCAAGAAGTTCGCGGGTGAGAATCCAGAGTTGGCGAAGTACTGCCAGGAAGACGACGAGTTTCCCCTGGAGGAGGAAGAGTACGTCCAGCACTGCAAGATATTCTACGAGAAGTGAGATAGCCTTTTAATTTTTGAATTCCAATCCTTTTTTGGTGGTGTCAATGAGGAAGTCCCAGCTCCAGGCTGGGTTAGTAGCTCCCCTCGTGGCTTATTCCGGCATCCTCACGGCGATCTACGTGAACCGCTCGTGGTGGAAGTTGACTGACAACGCGATAAGCGACCTCGGAAAGGTCGGCCTTTCTAACAAATGGCTCCTCAACGTGCCGCTCGTGGTAACGGCGGCATTGGCAATATACTACGCCGCAGGCCTTCTTGAGACGGCAAGAAACAGCATTGAAAAGGCTGGAACCGGGATGCTCATAGCGGGCTTCGCCTTTCTGGCGTTGATAGGCATCTTCCCGGAGGGAACTTCACCGCACTACTACGTCAGCTGGTGCTTCTTCCTGACGGCCGGATTCGGCTTTCTGATAGCGGGTGTGGGAATGGGTCTCGCCGGGGAGAGGGGGATGCTTTACTTCACGGTGGCTCTCTTCGTCTTGGCCTGGATTCTCTCCGTCTGGGCCATGAGAACATTCAGGGGTGTTGCAATCCCCGAGTTCGTCGGGGCACTGACGATAACGGTATGGCACTATGTCGTGCTATTGAAGTTTTGGGGGGATGAATATGCGGCACTACGAGCTCATAAAGATTAAGGAAGATGGGAAGGTGGAGATCCCGCTGGATTTCGCCTACGAGCTCGGGCTCGTTAAGGGAGCCTACTTCCTGGTAGAGGTTGATACCGACCTCAAGGAGGCCCACCTCGAGAGGATAGCCCTTCCCGGGAAGAGGCTGGTCGAGGTTGAACTCGTTGTGGAGGACAGGCCGGGGGTTCTGGCCAAGGTCAGCGGGCTCTTTGGAAAGCACGGGATAAACATCCTCTTCAACGAGAGCGAGGAGCTGGGCGAGCTGGGTCTCGCTGCAATAGTGGCAATAGTGGACGTCAGCGGGAGCAGGATTTCACTTGAGGAGCTTGAAAAGGCCCTCAAGGGACTGGAGGAGGTCAGGGAGCTAACCCTGCGAGAGGTGGAGTAGGAGGAGCAGAAAGAGGGCGAAGAGGGCCGCCCCGATGTTCACATCCTTCGGCGTTATCTCCCTTTTTGGGAGCTTTACTTCAAGCAAACCGCTCGCCTTGAGCAGGGTGAAGAGCAATACTCCCCCCAGGAGCAGGTAAGCGTCAATCGCCTTGGGAACAGCTCCGAGCGAGATCCCAGCGAGGAGCGCCGCGAGCGCCATCATGAAGGACGGGAGGACCAGCGCGCCGCTCCTCCCCCCTTCACCATGCATGAGATAGTAGTTGAGCTTCGTGAAAGAGGCGAGAGTCCCCAGACCCGCCAGATAAAACAGTTCCTTACCGTACGGCAGTCCCTTAAGGAGAACGGCCTTCGCGGGAGAGCCGACGAACGGCCATATCCCGCCTATTGCAAGGCTGAGCATCAGTGTAGAGAGCATTAAGAGAGGGTCGCCCCTGTAGGAGAGCTTTTCCAGTTTCCTGCTCTTGGCTTTGTCCACCATAGCCCCTGCAGAGAGGAAGAGGCCGCCCTTGAAGAGCATGTGGGCGAAGGCGTAGTAGACGGCTCCGAGCGGGTTGAGCGTTCCTATTCCGAGGAGGACGTAGCCCATCTGGCTGACGGTGTGGTAGGCGAGGAGCCTCTTGACGTCCTTCTGGAGGAGCGCCATGGCAACGCCGAAGAGCATGGATGCGAAGGCCGTGCCGAGCAGAACCTCCCTAAAAGTTCTGC encodes the following:
- a CDS encoding nucleotidyltransferase domain-containing protein → MPILERNELEGILREVKAKLQEILGENLVEVILFGSYARGEAEEWSDVDVLVVVRQWPTLEELDRMAEATNKYAIEKGVVIALIPYVEKSEMSSDPLILNVMREGIRV
- a CDS encoding DUF998 domain-containing protein, which codes for MRKSQLQAGLVAPLVAYSGILTAIYVNRSWWKLTDNAISDLGKVGLSNKWLLNVPLVVTAALAIYYAAGLLETARNSIEKAGTGMLIAGFAFLALIGIFPEGTSPHYYVSWCFFLTAGFGFLIAGVGMGLAGERGMLYFTVALFVLAWILSVWAMRTFRGVAIPEFVGALTITVWHYVVLLKFWGDEYAALRAHKD
- a CDS encoding MFS transporter — protein: MPLSRYAGFSRDAYLVVLYSFFGWLGGNIAWFIVPFYFKSLGMDYTNMGVLFSLSTIAQAVLLLFTGPLSVKIGYKRSIILALTFFASGRLIQVFLPEFLFLAIASVLLGVGMALEGPALMSLLSEEARDENRHYLFSLNSAMGTFGAAFGTFLGGFLPGVLDGENPYRDTLMVSVGFIFLQLAVISLVHPILDRKGRQIKFERETVIKILKFSLPSALIGLGAGVTIPYMGLWFNRKFGTSLESIGGLFAIQQFIMGLGTFLLPALADKLGSVKTIVGFNGSATVLIAGMPFLPTFPLAALVYIVRTILMNIVNPIWDAFMMRFFSTEERSTALALRNLSWTATFGIGQYVGGLIFDRSLTIPFLVTGILYGASMVSFWRLFSREEK
- a CDS encoding ACT domain-containing protein; the encoded protein is MRHYELIKIKEDGKVEIPLDFAYELGLVKGAYFLVEVDTDLKEAHLERIALPGKRLVEVELVVEDRPGVLAKVSGLFGKHGINILFNESEELGELGLAAIVAIVDVSGSRISLEELEKALKGLEEVRELTLREVE
- the hypE gene encoding hydrogenase expression/formation protein HypE produces the protein MGEKIKLEHGAGGEIMEELLRDVILKTLTLKSAGGIGLDALDDGATIPFGDKHMVFTIDGHTVRPLFFPGGDIGRLAVSGTVNDLAVMGAEPIALANSMIIGEGLGMEILKRVLKSMDETAREVPVPIVTGDTKVVEDKIEMFVVTAGIGIAEHPVSDAGAKVGDVVLVSGTIGDHGIALMSHREGIAFETELKSDVAPIWDVVKAVADSIGWEKVHAMKDPTRAGLSNALNEIARKSNVGILVREADIPIRPEVRAASEMLGISPYDVANEGKVVMVVAREYAEEALEAMRKTEKGRNAAIIGEVIDDYRGKVLLETGIGGKRFMEPPEGDPVPRIC
- a CDS encoding HEPN domain-containing protein, which encodes MINYPAIIHKAEESLEAAKALLEKGAYEFAVSRAYYTMFYCAEAILLTKGISVSKHSAVIALLGKELVKTGEIPYKFFTYLRLAFQLRPVADYSFETHLSEKTPAPKSKGQRSFWTSRAHT